GTCACTACCTAGACTAATGGTCCAAACAAAATCACCTCTATGGACAAAAGAACCAATGGATAAGTGGCTGTAATGTGTATGATGAATCATGCATATCTGGCTCTATATTAGCATGTCAGGGAAAAAATCAAGAGATTAAAGGCAATATATCAGGGGATAATATGCATCTTTCACATCTCAGTTAAAAACATCACCAGTAAAAGTGTTTGTCTTTGGTTCAGTTTTCCTGACTTCCCCAAGTGCTTGTATAGTTGAAAAATATATCATAACTGAATACAATGAAACAGCAAGAAGCAAACAGTAAGAAACTTGAAATGGTGTAGCAATTAAGTACTACAGCAAACCGAATAGGAACAGACCAAATATAAACAAAGAAGTGCAATGCCCTTTTCCTTATGGTGGTGTTCCTTAGTGTAACATACAAACCAACCATGTCACCTATTTTTATGCTACATATAGACTGAAACCAAGCAAGATAATGTAACCTGACAAGAAGTATAGTATGGCCGATTTAGAAATTGAGAACTGGCCATTCCAAACAAAAACAACATTGCTGGTGTTGCAAAAATGGATAATCCAGCACCAAATAGTGATGCCTCCATCAATCAAATCCCTAGGAATTTTCCTGCAGATAGCAACACAAAAAAACAAATCTCAGAACACGGTACCACTCAGTAGAAATCCAAAAACTACACTGGGCAATGCCATCAAAAAAGTCACCCCACCGACCATCATTACACCATACTGTAAATTTTGCATTTTCAGTGTTACGATCGTTCATACATATATCATCTACACTGCAGTTCTCCAGAAATAGACCGAGTTAACCATTCTGTTCTACAAAAATATCTAAATCACCACTGCCGAGTATCCACGCTCGAACTAAAACATCAATTCGTAGCTAATCCCCAAATACAGATAGTAATCTGACGAAACCAAAACACCGCATTCACCAAATATGGAGATCTGAAGATCAGAAGGGAGGCGTATGGTACCTGTAAAAGTAGGAGATCATGGCTAAACGTAGACAACACACACGCATCAGGCAGGGCAGTAGGACCATGGAGAGCAGGGATTTGGAGGATGTTACCTTGTCGGGAAGGGATTCCTGGCGGCAACGGTGGAGCTGACTCGCGGCGGCGACGGAGGTGACTCGACGCGGCGGCCAGGGCGACTCCACACACTGGCTAGTGAATCCAGGTGCAGCGGCGGCGAGGCAAGGGCGCCCTCGATCCAATCCGTTGCCCTGCTCTTGTCAATCGAGCGAATAGGGTTAGGAGTGGGTTTCTGCTGTGCTCCGGCTCTCCGTCGCTGCGTATCCCCGACGTGTCGACGGCGTCCCTTACGGCGCATCGATGGCGGCGGCGTTGTAGAGGAGGGAGCGGGGAGGAGACGAGGTGGAGGCGGCGCGGGCTCGAGGGCGGCGTCGTGGGAAAGGAGGGAGCAGGGACGAGACGAGGCGGAGGGGGCACGGGCTTGACGAGAACTGCTGGCGGCTAGGGCTTTGACCCTTTTGCACGTTCCGCGGGGCGAGCGCAGCGCATGGGCGAATCCCGACCGCGACGAGACGCGCAGCCAGGGCCACCGACACTACTACTAGAAAAACGATTATAGCTAATATGGATATTAATgacgcaccatgtatgtggtgcgccagtgctatatagcagtggtgcATCAGATATAGGTACGCAATTATTGCcacattactaatggcgcacctgatgTATGATGGGCCATTACTAgttttcaaaaaatattaaaaaaatgttagcagtggcgcaccagtggATAGTGCGCCATTCCGCTATAAAAaaactagtaatgacgcactatcccctggtgcgccactgctaacaatttttttatcttttttccaaaactagtaatggcgcaccacacaccaggtgcgccattagtaaccctggttactaatggcgcattcttaggtggtgcgccattggtaatctgggagcagctagatatttttgacagccacctaccacactcacttttcccacttcattctctccacctctaccaagcttggtctcggctccctcctcctcctcacctcatttgcaccatacattcacccaaattaagtggttaaatttctttttttgataggtaagtaaggggaaagctttcttcatgttctagatctacttttttctccctccaataatgtacacactttttatggcctagatctacgtatgtttgtggtgttgcatatgtttgtgtttgcaggtaccggtatttgaaatgcgatagttgccaatattttgccggaatgttgattcatttccgtttcggcgagaatttgacactatgcattcttttttgtcctatttttaggcaaactcatgccaatttttttggctctaaaatatcgttttgctctaccccgcaggcgaccatggtccgcacgatgaccgaaggcatcgtgaataggtttttgagctccgcgaaggccgagatgcttcaaaagaacgagacggagataagatgtctgtgtcgaagatgcaagctaaagagccttatggacccggattctGGACAGGTGCCGGACCACCTGCTcgtgcgtggtttcatggatggctatcggtggcaaggtgatgaagatgattatgaagtcgtccatgggggccgggcaagaaataacgaagggtgataacccacaagaatagggatcgcaacagttttcgagggtagagtattcaacccaaatttattgattcgacacaaggggagccaaagaatattctcaagtattagcaattgagttgtcaattcaaccacacctggataacttagtatctgcaacaaagtatttagtagcaaagtagtatggaaataacggtaacagtagcaaaagtaatatttttgggttttgtagtgattgtaacagtagcaacggaaaagtaaataagcgaagaacaatatgtgaaaagctcgtaggcattggatcggtgatggagaattatgccggatgcggttcatcatgtaacaatcataacatagggtgacacagaattagctccagttcatcaatgtaatgtaggcatgtattccgaatatagtcatacatgcttatggaaaagaacttgcatgacatcttttgtctttataacaccccgcatgtaacttgccatatctgtaactccaactcttgccatttccggctatgtcatatgtttttccctccgttgtcgggttttgtctttcgttttgtattttgtcatgtcatgtattttcttatcatgtcatcatgtgcattgcatacgcatacgtgttcgtctcatgcatccgagcattttccccgttgtccgttttccaatccggcgctcctatctcctccggtgcacccctctagttttctttcgtgtgcgtgtgtcaaactttctcggaatggaccgaggcttgtcaagtggttttaatataccacccggagcctaccggtcaagtttcgttccattcggaggtcgtttgatactccaacggttaaccgggcctccgcaagtccatttgagtatccagcaaaaaccccctccaaaaccatcccaaagcccaccaaactctcttccatgctctaggtcgttggatcacgatcgtgtgggcgaaaaccgcacctcatttggagtctcctagctccctctacctataaatgtgTGGGCATCCCGGAATACATTTGCacacgaaaccctaaccctctcctccgcgcgccgccggacaaaactGCCACcggcggacacgtccgcccgcagCGCCCCGTCCAACCCGCTGCTGCCACGTGTcccgccggcctctccctccgcgccggcccgcgagctcgccgcgggcccgccggcccgcatcgccgccgcccgcgcagCGCGCGCccaccgccgcctcgcctccctcgccggcccgcatcgccgccggacggcgccgccgccaccggccccgcgccgcccgccggatCCCCGCCGGCGTCGCCTTCGCCGCCCCGGCGCCGCCTCCtccggccccgccgccggcgcccctcctccggcgcacctccgcccgccgccggcctcgcctcccccgggccgccgcgccgcctcttcctccttcccCGTCGCCGGCATCGAGCTCGGGAGCCGATCCGATCGATCTGGTACGGTACTGCCCCGTTGACTTCCTCCCTCGCGTCCGTTTTTATTTCTAAGTCCCAGAATTCCATAAGCAAGTGCCTATGTTCCCGATGCCGTAACTTTGTGCatatagctccgattcgcgcgtgtaatatgtcaaattgttcgaaTAGTGATGCTCTACAATTTGTTCAAtttcaccatgttcattagaggtcatcttgatgcccaaatcttcgttggaagagggctagttgctgttaatctctggttcttatcagaacttggagatttgtcatttttgtatcatttattctgtgcatcttttgaggatgagctctacatgtgttttgaagtatgccatgccatctttccagtggtgtagtccatgtatttttgtgatctatgtggtgactagcacaagcatgcaaagtaggccccgtaatatttctgatttcagggacttagtgatttctctaagtcctagtctgctgtaattttgttgccttgtaaacttgatgctacagagagatccatgcatattttggagatgttcagtaaggatgttttgtatatatagttgtaatggatccatttctgcaattgtttgcaattttagagtaccatagcatgactcaatcttgctctacttttgctataaaatatttctggcagattcttaacatgatttgcaatcttgccaagaTTATTGTAGTTGGTCCATACATattatgcaattgttcttgccatggatagtttcataaacatgctatcttgctgtaggtatgcttggtttgtcatgaatttctctgtagtgagtgcatcaagctcacaaagaggcctacataattatatttctgccatgctctgttttctgctaagtctgaaacctgataacgaaacttgctatgtttacatgcttgccatcatatcttttgtttctttttggcttatggtcagtaagggacttttgtcatgtgcttttagtagaacactgctgtgccttgttttgctatgttaagttcctgtagcatgttgatttcgtgctctgaacattgctacctgatgctgatttctgccatgtccagtttttcactaagtctgtgaacctgtaatcttttgcacttttgccatgcttgtttgagcttgatatgttgtgaactagccgtagctcagtgttcatcttttgtcaagcatctcctgtagattactttcatatgctttgttgctattttagggtgctgtagcattgttacttgttgtatttaaatgctatcttgctgtttatcgcagattagtgtcattcttgttttgcttgccatttgcaatccgtgcatccgattccggtgatctttatatcgatttcgaccgaaatcatctcatctttccagtggcatgcttggtttgccaagttactgccatgttcatcattttccttccggagcacgcatatgcatcgcatatcatatcttgcatatcatacatgttttgcttcatgttgcttgcgcatttctcgttgttgattgtggtcccgtttgtttgtgttcttgtcttgggtagagccgggagacgagttcgtgaacgaggaacctgtcgagtacgcttacgaggatcaagctttcgacaactctgagaaccttgcaggcaagatgaccacccctcgaaatcacttctatctttgctatgctagttgttcgctctattgccatgctccgctacctatcacttgctatatcatgtctcctattttagccatgtcagcccctaaccatcctttcctagcaaaccgttgtttggctaagttaccgcttttgctcagcccctcttatagcgttgctagttgcaggtaaagttgaagtttgttccatgtcggaacatggatatgttgggatatcacaatatctcttatttaattaatgcatctatatattttggttaagggtggaaggctcggccttatgcctggtgttttgttccacccttgccgccctagttactgttttaccgggattatgttccttgagtttgcgttccttacacggtcgggtgatttatgggacccccttgatagttcgccttgaataaaactcctccagcaaggcccaaccttggttttaccatttgcgacctataccttttcccccgggttttctagagcccgagggtcatctttattttaaacccccgggccagtgctcctctgagtattggtccaaactgtcagtcgccggtggccaccaggggcaactctgggctggcctatcggaagcttggacaatccggtgtgccctgagaacgagatatgtgcaactcctatcgggatttgtcggcacattcgggaggctttgctggtcttgttttaccattgtcgagatgtcttgtaaaccgggattccgattctgatcgggtctttccggggaaggtttatccttcgttgaccgtgagagcttatgatgggctaagttgggacacccctgcagggtattatctttcgaaagccgtgcccgcggttatgaggcagatgggaattttttaatgtccggttgtagataacttgtcacttgacccaagtaaaatacaccaagtgcgtgtgtcgccgtgatggtctcttctcggcggagtccgggaagtgaacacggtctgtgttatgtatgacgtaagtaggtgttcaggacctcttcttggtcattgctagatgacgcccgttccattgcttctcttctcgctctcatttgcgcaagttagccaccatatatgcttttgccgctgcagctccaccttttgcacctccttgtcctacaagcttaaatagacttgatctcgcgggtgtgagattgctgaatccccgtgactcacagatacttccaaaaccagttgcaggtgccgacgatgccagtgcagatgatggcgtcgatctcaagtgggagttcgacgaggaacgtggtcgttactatgtgtcttttcctgatgatcagtagtggagcccagttgggacgatcagggatctagcatttggggttgtcttattttcatctggattttggccgtagtcggtctatatgattgtattttggatgatgtatgaatgatatttatgtattgtgtgaagtggcgattgtaagccaactctttatcccattcttgttcattacatgggattgtgtgaagatgacccttcttgcgacaaaaccactatgcggttatgcctctaagtcgtgcctcgacacgtgggagatatagccgcatcgggGGCGTTAtagtcctaccctcccgtggcagtggggtcctagcggaaactaagggatattaaggcctccttttaatagagtaccggaccaaagcattaacacatagtgaatacatgaactgctcaaactatggtcatcaccgggagtggtcccgattattgtcacttcggggttgccggatcataacacatagtaggtgactatagacttgcaagataggatcaagaactcacatatattcatgaaaacataataggttcagatctgaaatcatggcactcgggccctagtgacaagcattaagcatagcaaagtcatagcaacatcaatctcaaaacatagtggatactagggatcaaaccctaacaaaactaactcgattacatgataaatctcattcaacccatcaccgtccagcaagcctacgatggaattactcatgcacggcggtgagcatcatgaaattggtgatggaggatagttgatgatgacgatggcgacgaatccccctctccggagccccgaacggactccagaccagccctcccgagaggttttagggcttggcggcggctccgtatcgtaaaacgcgatgaatccttctttctgatttttttctccccgaacacgaatatatggagttggagttgaggtcggtggagcgtcagggggcccacgaggcagggggggcgcgcccccaccctcgtgggcggggtgtgggccccctgacgtggattcttcttccagtatttttaatattttcgcaaaatacgttccgtgaagtttcaggtcattccgaaaacttttgtttctgcacataaataacaccatggaaagtctgctgaaaacagcgttagtccgggttagttccattcaaatcatgcaagttagagtccaaaacaagggcaaaagtgtttggaaaagtagatacgatggatacgtatcaactcccccaagcttaaacctttgcttgtcctcaagcaattcagttgataaactgaaagtgataaagaaaaacttttacaaactctgtttgctcttgttgttgtaaatatgtaaagccagcattcatgttttcagcaaagattatgactaaccacattcacaataactcttaggtctcatgtttactcatatcaatggcataatcaactagcgagcaataataataaatctcggatgacaacactttctcaaaacaatcatgatatgatacaataagatggtatctcgctagccctttctgagaccgcaaaacataaatgcagagcacctttaaatatcaaggactgactaaacattgtaattcatggtaaaagagatccaatcatagtcatacccaatataaattaatagtaatggatgcaaatgacagcagtgctctccagctggtgctttttaataagagggtgatgactcaacatgaaagtaaatagataggcccttcgcaaagcgaagcagggatttgtagaggtgcgagagctcggttttgaaatagagataaataatattttgagcggcatactttcattgtcaacataacaaccaagagatggtgatatcttccatgctacacacattataggcggttcccaaacagaatggtaaagtttatactccccctccaccaacaagcatcaatccatggcttgctcgaaacaacgagtgcctccaactagcaacagtccaagggggagttttgtttgcaattattttgatttagtttgcataaagcatgggactgggcatcccagtgaccagccattttctcgtgagtgaggagcggagtccactcctcttgagaataacccgcctagcatggaagatacggacagccctagttgatacatgagctattcgagcatacaaaacagaatttcgtttgaaggtttagagtttggcacatacaaatttacttggaacggcaggtagataccgcatataggaaggtatagtggactcatatggaataactttggggtttaagggattggatgcacaagcagtattcccgcttagtacaagtgaaggctagcaaaagactgggaagcgataaactagagagcgacaacagtcatgaacatgcattaaaattaatagacattgagtacgagcatgagtaggatataatccaccatgaacataaatatcgtgaaggctacgttgatttgtttcaactacatgtgtgaacatgtgccaagtcgagtcacttaaatcattcaaaggaggataccaccccactataccacatcacaacaattttaatagcatgttggcacgaaaggtaaaccattataactcatagctaatcaagcatggcacgagcaactatgatctctaattgtcattgcaaacatgtttattcataataggctgaatcaggaatgatgaactaatcctatttacaaaaacaagagaggtcgagttcataccagcttttctcatctcagtcagtccatcatatatcgtcataattgcctttcacttgcacgaccgaacgatgtgaataataataagagtgcacgtgcattggactaagctggaatctgcaagcattcaataaacaggagaagacaaggcaatatgggctcttggttaaatcaacaataatgcatataagagccacttcaacaatttcattatggtctttcTCCTATCaccccccaaagaaaagaaaagaaataaaactatttacacgggaaagctcccaacaagcaaaagaagaacaggaaatctttttggattttctttttaattattactactacagcgagaaaagtaaactagataaaagctacactaatttttttggtttttcttaaggtttatcaaacacacaagaagaaagcataaaaagaaaataaactagcatggatattacagtgaaagagtgtgagcaccgacatctagcaatgagtgtgtgtgaacataaatgtaatgtcggtgagaaatacgtactcccccaagcttaggcttttggcctaagttggtttattgccacggaggGTCTGGCGGATATCCATAATTGTAGCTGGGgacgtactgagatgcagcggctattgcctcctgagctgcagcatgacggcgagctgcctccgccctcctctcgtactcatctgcctcctctctggtaataaaatgtcttccttttgcctgataatcaaagaaggcaggagcagggagagtaatacggacagcacgtcgtctgtcaaagattagtcgatactggagaggtgattcattcctctcgacaaactagtggtgaaccatagcattaaagtctagataagtaggaggcaattcaatatcatcattccatatggttacaccaagaaaatgaactaagcgggttgcataaattccaccaaagaaatctccattaaatctattatgatgcaacctacgtgcaacaatggctcccaaattataagatttgtctcctaacacagcactcctaagaatactgaggtcagggacacacatatgacatgcttcatctttaccatttatgcacctatctatgaagagagcaaaataatgtatagcaggaaaatgaatgctccctatggtagcttgtgctatatctctagattcccccacagttatactagcaagaaaatttctaaattcagatttgcgaggttcactagcactaccccattgtggaagtttgcaagcagtggtaaaatcctctaagtccatcgtatatgatttttcataaagatcaaacaggacagttggagaattacgtgaagatgaaaattcaaacctcctcacaaaggaactagtgagatagtggtactggcggcacttttcttcctcgaagctcacaagatcagcgttacgcaaatatgtgttaaattcttccttgattcccgctcgatccataaagttttctgaaggccattcacaaggccgcactggagcgtcccttggtggctcatcgttagcatcacgcattgcaagcctgggtccttgcttccttgaagaactaccttggtacattttcctaagcatatttcttcctttgaaatatttctgaaatttttagtaacttcaaataaaagtgaaccaagctcaaccaaaattgatagcaactacttcTACAAGTGCccagagcctatatcatgcattagaactacttggaaccatataaatttgacatgcaagctcaagaacatggtcacctaggcagcacaaatttgcaatgaatagagcactagaacaaaaactaattggaccaatggaggagtcacataccaaggaacaatcccccaagcagttttgtgagaagtgctttgagcaaggagatcgaaaatcacagcaaaatgagctagaactcatgcttgagttggatggtgatttttttgggaggaagaataagtggaggggggccaccatgggcccacgaggcagggcggcgcgccctgtaggggtgggcgcgccctggaccctcgtggccaggtgcttgctcccctgctgtgttctcggtgccagatattctcaaatattccagaaaaatcatattccattttcagggcatttggagaacttttattttcggggtatttttatattgcacggataaatcagaaaacagatagaaaaatactattttttctttatttcaactaaataacagaaagtagagagagggtacagaaggttgtgcttctagtttcatccatctcatgatcatcaaaaggaatccactaacaaggtcgatcaagtcttgttaacaaactcattccgaataacatggaaccagagaaatttcgaataacactatgttacctcaacggggatatgcacatccccgataataggaatatcatatttcttcttgacagtaggaagaggaaattcaaaacctccaaaaataatcgatggaatttttccaatagagttgatactatgaacttgaggttgtttccttggaaagtgtaccatatgctcattaccattaacatgaaaagtgacattgcctttgttgcaatcaataacagcccctgcagtattcaaaaagggtcttccaagaataatagacatactatcgtcctcgggaaaatcaagaataacaaagtccattaaatagtaacgtttgcaaccacaacaggcacatcctcacaaataccgacatgtatagcagttgatttatcagccatttgcaaagatatttcagtaggtgtcattcaaatcaagtctaagatataaagagagagg
This genomic window from Aegilops tauschii subsp. strangulata cultivar AL8/78 chromosome 4, Aet v6.0, whole genome shotgun sequence contains:
- the LOC109735099 gene encoding uncharacterized protein; translation: MRRKGRRRHVGDTQRRRAGAQQKPTPNPIRSIDKSRATDWIEGALASPPLHLDSLASVWSRPGRRVESPPSPPRVSSTVAARNPFPTRKIPRDLIDGGITIWCWIIHFCNTSNVVFVWNGQFSISKSAILYFLSVMIYFSTIQALGEVRKTEPKTNTFTEHWRNMFLRMCQN